The following are from one region of the Fusarium keratoplasticum isolate Fu6.1 chromosome 4, whole genome shotgun sequence genome:
- a CDS encoding Zn(2)-C6 fungal-type domain-containing protein encodes MISQSTHPSRRRDKPILSCNFCRGRKLRCDRQSPCSTCRRRGVECVYSLSEQERNDAVDYRAHGRNRNARQRVARIESLVTDMAAQSSQTPLAGVPVPHALEDAATQGTSSDGRSESIGTLSLEDGNTVYTGSSHWATILYHIRQLKDELSGDLTDSSMNPESTSLTADPMGSPATRITLLTSVTCFPREQILAMVPPRRVVDRHLSYFFNTFDFAPVILHRETFIAEYNQFWADFSSAPIMWIGLLFSIMCISIFLQQQDIGSSGLSSEPQAMLENYRTLTIHCLVAGNYLSSSRYTIETLTLHFVLDQNVGLGTHVSTWVLMGVVIRVAMRMGLHRDPGHWPTVRPLQAEFRRRMWMMLYDMDFFTSIQVGLPRIIKDSQCDARPPAHLLDNDISLDHDETPVERPLTEPSSLLYIIQRHRIIKLAAEIYDVTEAGPPSTLTIDALSAKLEETIESIPTWLRHKTLETSIGENPDTILYRMVLDILIHKAVYLLHRRSFVKGPPWEANNRSNKACIDAALAILDHQRRMSEEIQPGGLMYGIRWKVATSLNHEFLQATMMLCFALSRSDEDADPSSTNSLPRRDDILEDLAHVRGLWEMSAAQSTEAQRAVKAISVVLGREGAPNTLSFQGLFQQMDDLEFSLDMTLDPALLGGFGNMMDGLTMESGDADAAPTVP; translated from the exons ATGATTTCCCAATCGACGCACCCAAGCAGGAGACGGGATAAGCCCATCCTGAGCTGCAACTTCTGCCGCGGCCGCAA ACTTCGATGCGATAGACAATCTCCCTGCAGCACATGCCGACGACGTGGTGTGGAATGTGTCTACAGCCTTTCAGAGCAGGAAAGAAACGATGCGGTCGACTACCGAGCCCATGGGAGAAACCGAAATGCTCGTCAAAGAGTCGCTCGCATCGAAAGCCTCGTTACCGACATGGCAGCACAGAGTTCACAGACACCCTTGGCCGGTGTCCCAGTGCCACACGCCCTTGAAGACGCCGCGACACAAGGAACATCTTCCGATGGGCGCTCAGAAAGTATAGGAACATTGAGTCTCGAAGATGGCAATACAGTTTATACAGGCAGCTCCCATTGGGCTACGATATTGTATCAT ATACGACAGCTCAAGGATGAACTATCAGGCGACTTAACAGATAGTTCCATGAATCCAGAATCGACTTCACTTACTGCTGACCCTATGGGTTCACCGGCTACCAGAATAACTCTCCTGACGAGTGTCACATGCTTTCCGAGAGAGCAGATTCTGGCCATGGTACCACCGCGCAGAGTGGTAGATAGACATCTCTCCTACTTTTTCAACACTTTCGACTTTGCTCCTG TCATTCTACATCGAGAAACATTCATCGCAGAG TACAACCAGTTTTGGGCCGATTTCTCATCCGCTCCAATCATGTGGATAGGGCTACTTTTCAGCATTATGTGCATCTCGATCTTCCTCCAGCAACAAGATATCGGATCCTCTGGCTTATCCTCTGAACCACAGGCGATGCTGGAGAACTACCGAACCCTCACCATCCACTGCCTGGTCGCCGGGAATTATCTGAGTTCGAGCAGATATACGATAGAAACACTGACTTTACACTTTGTTCTTGATCAGAACGTCGGTCTTGGCACGCATGTCAGCACCTGGGTCCTGATGGGTGTCGTCATTCGGGTTGCCATGCGCATGGGATTGCACCGTGATCCAGGTCACTGGCCAACTGTTCGACCATTACAGGCAGAATTCAGACGACGCATGTGGATGATGCTATACGACATGGACTTCTTCACGAGTATACAAGTTGGACTACCTCGCATCATCAAGGACTCCCAGTGTGATGCACGCCCGCCCGCGCATTTGTTGGACAACGACATTAGCCTCGATCATGACGAAACCCCAGTAGAGAGGCCATTGACTGAGCCTAGCTCATTGCTATACATTATCCAGAGACACCGTATCATCAAATTGGCCGCTGAGATATACGACGTGACAGAAGCAGGACCACCATCGACCCTGACGATTGATGCACTAAGTGCTAAACTTGAAGAGACCATAGAGTCTATACCGACATGGTTAAGGCACAAGACGCTCGAGACGTCAATCGGTGAAAACCCTGACACGATACTATACCGGATGGTTTTGGACATTTTGATACATAAGGCCGTCTACCTCCTACACCGACGAAGTTTCGTAAAGGGCCCTCCTTGGGAAGCGAACAACAGATCCAACAAGGCATGCATTGACGCTGCTCTGGCAATCCTGGACCACCAGCGAAGGATGAGTGAGGAGATCCAGCCTGGGGGCCTCATGTATGGTATTCGCTGGAAGGTGGCCACGTCGCTCAATCACGAATTCCTGCAGGCTACAATGATGCTATGCTTTGCTCTGAGCAGGTCCGACGAGGACGCAGATCCCAGCTCCACCAACTCCCTGCCTCGGCGAGATGATATTCTGGAAGATTTGGCTCATGTAAGAGGCCTGTGGGAGATGAGCGCCGCTCAATCCACGGAGGCGCAAAGGGCAGTAAAGGCCATCTCCGTCGTGTTGGGGCGAGAGGGAGCTCCCAACACACTATCGTTTCAAG GTCTCTTCCAACAgatggatgatcttgagtTTTCTCTGGACATGACTCTGGATCCAGCTCTCCTCGGGGGGTTCGGAAAcatgatggatggcttgACGATGGAGTCGggggatgctgatgctgcgcCTACCGTTCCTTGA
- a CDS encoding Uroporphyrinogen-III synthase, translated as MASSDKVPVLLLKTRSSPGDSYEDLFSETSAAGASFTPQFVPVLLHQFQDEGMKKVSEVLREGRIGNKEHHEYGGLIFTSQRAVEAFVKLVQDGKDENDSITNDPPTSWPHLQHIPVYSVGPATTRALAAVPQDPPLSVFGSHTGNGATLAPYILSHYREWHAGRPSLPPVLFLVGETRRDIIPKTLQDPGLPDGERIAVDETVVYGTGVMESFPIDLDRVLSETHDAPARWVVVFSPTGCDSLLRVMGVLDPETGKVREGSVRDGKTYVATIGPTTRDHLKSFGFEPDVCAESPTPQGVLDGIQEFMTRNQS; from the exons ATGGCATCTTCCGACAAGGTGCCGGTCCTCCTGCTCAAGACGAGGTCAAGCCCCGGCGATTCATACGAGGACCTCTTCTCCGAGACGAGCGCCGCCGGAGCTTCCTTTACGCCGCAGTTTGTCCCCGTGCTGCTGCACCAATTCCAAGATGAGGGCATGAAAAAGGTTTCCGAGGTACTCCGAGAGGGACGGATTGGAAACAAGGAGCATCACGAGTATGGCGGCTTGATCTTTACATCACAGCGCGCAGTCGAGGCGTTTGTGAAGCTGGTACAGGACGGCAAGGATG AAAACGATAGTATCACAAATGACCCCCCGACCTCGTGGCCTCACCTCCAGCACATCCCCGTCTACAGCGTCGGCCCCGCGACGACCcgcgccctcgccgccgtccCGCAGGATCCTCCCCTGAGCGTCTTCGGTAGCCACACGGGCAACGGAGCGACCCTCGCCCCTTATATCCTCTCTCACTACCGCGAATGGCACGCCGGACGACCGTCGTTGCCTCCTGTACTGTTCCTCGTCGGCGAGACTCGACGGGACATCATCCCCAAGACGCTGCAGGACCCTGGGCTGCCGGACGGCGAGCGCATCGCAGTCGACGAGACGGTCGTCTACGGAACAGGCGTCATGGAGAGCTTCCCCATCGACCTAGATCGCGTGCTCTCCGAGACGCACGATGCGCCCGCACGGTGGGTGGTGGTCTTCTCGCCGACGGGGTGCGATAGCCTACTCCGGGTTATGGGCGTGTTGGACCCGGAGACGGGCAAGGTGCGCGAGGGGAGCGTGCGGGATGGCAAGACGTATGTCGCGACGATTGGGCCTACAACAAGAGATCATCTCAAGTCGTTTGGCTTTGAGCCCGATGTGTGCGCTGAGTCACCGACGCCGCAGGGCGTATTAGACGGGATCCAGGAGTTTATGACTAGGAATCAAAGTTGA
- a CDS encoding Oxidation resistance protein 1: MSSSDRNDSPETPDSSGAGTPSNSNRASASYISNMWTGLIRRFSSDFPSQADTAYDEDPKHQQNGKDGINGVFTPVRRTASPLRPPPLDPLILHGYRESTPVSAKLLTGAVAEEIRAMIPERLRIVDDWHLIYSLEQDGASLATLYQRCRQYEGKRAGFVLVVKDLEGGIFGAYLSEYPHPAHSYFGNGECFLWRASTLAPLPLPPSADTTDVNTRNTTLAPPASSEGTTPTGSRAPSPAPSEAVRFKAFPYSGLNDFCMNCETGFLSVGSGGGHYGLWLDNGLEVGHSSRCETFGNEPLSDEGTKFGVIGVELWVMGV, translated from the exons ATGAGCTCTTCGGACCGCAACGACTCCCCCGAGACTCCCGACTCTTCTGGCGCTGGCACACCCTCCAACTCGAACCGAGCCTCTGCCTCGTACATCTCCAATATGTGGACCGGCCTCATCCGCCGCTTCTCCAGCGATTTCCCCAGCCAGGCCGACACCGCCTACGATGAGGACCCCAAGCACCAACAGAACGGCAAGGACGGCATCAACGGTGTCTTCACCCCCGTGCGCCGCACCGCTAGTCCTCTGCGCCCACCACCCCTCGACCCTCTTATTCTCCACGGCTACCGCGAGAGCACGCCCGTCTCGGCCAAGCTGCTGACGGGCGCCGTCGCTGAGGAGATCCGCGCCATGATCCCCGAACGGCTGCGCATCGTCGACGACTGGCACCTCATCTACAGCCTCGAGCAGGACGGTGCGAGCCTGGCGACGCTGTACCAGAGGTGCCGGCAGTACGAGGGCAAGCGAGCGGGCTTTGTCCTAGTTGTCAAGGATCTTGAAGGCGGG ATCTTTGGCGCATACCTATCCGAATATCCTCACCCGGCGCACTCGTACTTTGGAAACGGCGAGTGCTTCCTCTGGCGCGCCTCAACTCTTGCGccgcttcctcttccaccCTCGGCCGACACGACAGACGTCAACACGCGAAACACGACGCTCGCCCCGCCGGCTTCGTCAGAGGGTACCACGCCCACGGGCTCGCGTGCGCCGTCCCCCGCGCCGAGTGAGGCAGTTCGGTTCAAGGCGTTCCCCTATAGCGGGCTAAACGACTTTTGTATGAACTGCGAGACGGGCTTCCTGAGCGTCGGGTCCGGCGGCGGACACTACGGGCTCTGGTTGGACAACGGGCTCGAGGTCGGGCACAGCTCCCGGTGCGAGACGTTTGGCAACGAGCCGCTGAGCGATGAAGGAACCAAGTTTGGCGTCATTGGCGTCGAACTTTGGGTCATGGGAGTGTAA
- a CDS encoding Mitogen-activated protein kinase, with translation MSRSNPPNPTGSRKISFNVSEQYDIQDVVGEGAYGVVCSAIHKPSGQKVAIKKITPFDHSMFCLRTLREMKLLRYFNHENIISILDIQKPRNYESFNEVYLIQELMETDMHRVIRTQDLSDDHCQYFIYQTLRALKAMHSANVLHRDLKPSNLLLNANCDLKVCDFGLARSAASQEDNSGFMTEYVATRWYRAPEIMLTFKEYTKAIDVWSVGCILAEMLSGKPLFPGKDYHHQLTLILDVLGTPTMEDYYGIKSRRAREYIRSLPFKKKVPFRTLFPKTSDLALDLLEKLLAFNPVKRITVEEALKHPYLEPYHDPEDEPTAPPIPEEFFDFDKHKDNLSKEQLKQLIYQEIMR, from the exons ATGTCCCGATCGAACCCCCCTAACCCCACGGGGTCACGCAAGATCTCTTTCAACGTCAGTGAGCAGTACGACATCCAGGATGTGGTAGGCGAGGGTGCATATGGTGTGGTCTG CTCCGCCATTCACAAGCCTTCTGGCCAAAAggtggccatcaagaagatcaccCCCTTCGATCACTCCATGTTCTGTCTAAGAACCCTGCGCGAGATGAAGCTGCTACGATACTTCAACCACGAGAAtatcatctccatcctcgatATCCAGAAGCCCCGAAATTACGAGTCATTTAACGAAGTCTACCTCATCCAG GAGCTCATGGAGACGGATATGCATAGAGTGATCCGCACCCAGGACCTGTCGGACGACCACTGCCAGTACTTCATCTACCAGACGCTCCGCGCGCTCAAGGCCATGCACTCGGCCAACGTGCTGCACCGTGACCTCAAGCCCTCGAACCTTCTGCTCAACGCCAACTGCGACTTGAAGGTGTGCGATTTCGGTCTTGCGCGATCTGCGGCTTCGCAAGAGGACAACTCGGGATTCATGACCGAATATGTCGCGACTCGATGGTACCGCGCACCCGAGATTATGTTGACTTTCAAGGAGtacaccaaggccattgacGTGTGGTCTGTTGGCTGCATTCTGGCTGAGATGCTCAGCGGCAAGCCTCTTTTCCCTGGCAAGGACT ACCACCACCAGTTGACGCTCATCCTGGACGTGCTGGGCACGCCCACGATGGAGGACTACTATGGAATCAAGTCGCGCCGTGCACGAGAATACATCCGATCTCTGCctttcaagaagaaggtgccTTTCCGAACGCTATTCCCCAAGACTTCGGACCTCGCTCTCGAcctgctggagaagctcctcgcATTCAACCCGGTTAAGCGCATCACAGTGGAGGAGGCTCTGAAGCACCCATACCTCGAGCCCTACCATGACCCCGAGGACGAGCCCACAGCGCCCCCGATCCCTGAGGAGTTCTTTGACTTTGACAAGCACAAGGACAACCTCAGCAAggagcagctgaagcagcTCATCTACCAGGAGATTATGAGGTAA